Proteins encoded in a region of the Flavobacterium sp. PMTSA4 genome:
- the rfbC gene encoding dTDP-4-dehydrorhamnose 3,5-epimerase, producing MNFIETKLQGCFIIEPKIILDERGYFMESFNENTFQKGIGEEVHFVQDNQSYSTKGVLRGLHYQTGEHAQAKLVRVLQGEVLDVAVDIRSNSPTFGQYEAVLLSAENQKQFFVPRGFAHGFLVLSETATFFYKCDNFYNKESEGGITYNDETIGIDWQFPLENLIISEKDKVQPTIENAKKVW from the coding sequence ATGAATTTTATTGAAACAAAACTTCAAGGTTGCTTTATCATAGAACCAAAAATTATTTTGGATGAGCGAGGTTATTTTATGGAAAGTTTTAATGAAAATACTTTTCAAAAAGGAATAGGTGAAGAAGTTCATTTTGTCCAAGATAATCAGTCTTATTCTACCAAAGGAGTTCTACGTGGTTTACATTATCAAACGGGAGAACATGCTCAGGCAAAACTAGTTCGGGTTTTACAAGGAGAAGTTCTCGATGTTGCAGTTGATATTCGTTCAAATTCACCAACTTTTGGTCAATATGAAGCTGTTTTATTATCTGCTGAAAATCAAAAACAATTTTTTGTTCCAAGAGGTTTTGCTCATGGATTTTTAGTATTAAGTGAAACAGCCACTTTTTTTTATAAATGTGATAACTTTTATAATAAAGAATCAGAAGGCGGAATTACTTATAATGATGAAACCATTGGAATAGATTGGCAATTTCCATTAGAAAACTTAATTATTTCAGAAAAAGATAAAGTTCAGCCAACTATTGAAAACGCCAAAAAAGTATGGTAG
- the rfbD gene encoding dTDP-4-dehydrorhamnose reductase produces MVVLVTGSSGQLGQSLQFIAPNYTNIEFVFCDSKTLDITSFNNCETIFSKYKPDFCINAAAYTAVDKAESEPEIAFEINVNGPKNLAKVCKLNNTVLIHISTDFVFDGNKSLPYTEKDIPNPTGVYGQTKLDGEIAIQQIWNKHYIIRTSWVYSQFGNNFMKTMLRLASERDTISVVNDQIGTPTNAVDLANTIVKIIISKKLKFGIYNYSNEGQCSWYDFAKKIFEINNITINLLPIPTTSFPTPAKRPKFSVLDKSEIKNTFDLEINSWEESLKNTPL; encoded by the coding sequence ATGGTAGTTTTAGTTACAGGAAGTTCAGGCCAACTTGGTCAAAGCTTGCAATTTATTGCACCTAATTATACTAATATTGAATTTGTTTTTTGCGATTCCAAAACGTTAGACATAACAAGTTTTAATAATTGTGAAACAATATTTTCAAAATATAAACCTGATTTTTGCATCAATGCTGCTGCTTACACTGCTGTAGATAAAGCAGAAAGCGAACCAGAAATAGCATTTGAAATTAATGTAAATGGCCCAAAAAACTTAGCCAAAGTCTGTAAACTAAACAACACTGTTTTAATTCACATATCAACCGATTTTGTGTTTGATGGCAATAAATCTTTACCATATACTGAAAAAGACATCCCAAACCCAACTGGAGTTTATGGACAAACTAAATTGGATGGAGAAATAGCAATTCAACAAATTTGGAATAAACATTACATTATTAGAACATCTTGGGTTTATTCTCAATTTGGAAATAATTTCATGAAAACCATGTTGCGTTTAGCATCTGAAAGAGATACAATTTCAGTTGTAAATGATCAAATTGGAACTCCAACTAATGCTGTTGATTTAGCAAATACAATTGTAAAAATTATTATCAGCAAAAAATTAAAATTTGGAATTTATAATTACAGTAATGAAGGACAATGCAGTTGGTATGATTTTGCAAAAAAAATATTTGAAATCAACAATATTACTATAAATTTACTACCAATACCAACAACAAGTTTTCCAACGCCAGCAAAAAGGCCAAAGTTTAGTGTTTTAGATAAATCAGAAATAAAAAACACATTTGACCTAGAGATAAATTCTTGGGAAGAAAGTTTAAAAAACACACCTCTTTAA
- a CDS encoding methyltransferase domain-containing protein, producing the protein MDISEFSRLNDKSNYNRHPWETSRKNVLHSFLKQSKIEFPIERIVDIGSGDAYVIHTLVQKNLAREYYAIDTAYTPEVIEQLKVNNNNSQVVYFKDLIEFQKTIISKKRTLFLCMDVLEHLEDEKIILDYLESKDENYFFFAVPAFQSVFSSHDVLLGHYRRYTLAQLNNLLEKNQFSIIDKGYYFTSLLLFRKLDKLLKNDKKESIDNWEAGKTKTNLINSILSFDFKLSLFLKKIGITIPGLSAYCLCKK; encoded by the coding sequence ATGGATATTTCAGAGTTTTCGAGATTAAATGATAAAAGCAATTATAATCGTCATCCATGGGAAACTTCGAGAAAAAATGTCCTGCATAGTTTTTTAAAACAATCTAAAATTGAATTTCCTATAGAAAGAATTGTAGATATTGGAAGTGGTGATGCTTATGTAATTCACACTTTAGTCCAGAAAAATTTAGCAAGAGAATATTATGCTATTGATACGGCGTATACACCAGAAGTTATAGAGCAGTTAAAAGTTAACAATAATAATAGTCAAGTAGTTTATTTTAAAGATTTAATAGAATTTCAAAAAACTATTATCTCAAAAAAGAGAACACTTTTTTTGTGTATGGATGTGTTAGAACATCTTGAAGACGAAAAAATTATACTCGATTATTTAGAATCTAAAGATGAGAATTATTTCTTTTTTGCTGTACCAGCATTTCAATCAGTTTTTTCTAGTCACGATGTATTGTTAGGTCATTATCGTAGATATACTTTAGCTCAGTTAAATAATTTATTAGAAAAAAATCAATTTTCAATTATTGATAAAGGATATTATTTTACTTCATTATTATTATTTAGAAAACTTGATAAATTGCTTAAAAATGACAAGAAGGAATCAATTGACAATTGGGAAGCTGGAAAAACAAAAACCAATTTAATTAATTCTATACTTAGTTTTGATTTTAAATTAAGTTTATTTTTGAAGAAAATAGGAATTACAATTCCAGGACTTTCAGCTTATTGTTTATGCAAAAAATAG
- a CDS encoding glycosyltransferase — protein sequence MQKIAIIIPCYNEEKRIKKSDIDYLILNSDVTLFFANDGSKDKTVEAIEIIISNYQERCFLIDFKENSGKANTIYKAINQINKQNQFDFIGYFDADFSTPAEELVSMLNSLKKSEKKFIFGSRILLLNSGIKRKFYRHIIGRIILTLINFKHSLGIYDTQCGAKIFSKEIIKEVFEKPFKTKWLFDVEIFIRLKEKNLLQYGKEIPVYNWKDVDGSKLGFSSSISILKEIGIIAFTGKT from the coding sequence ATGCAAAAAATAGCCATAATTATTCCGTGTTATAACGAAGAAAAAAGGATTAAAAAATCGGATATCGATTATTTAATTTTAAATTCTGATGTAACACTTTTTTTTGCAAATGATGGAAGTAAAGACAAAACAGTTGAAGCAATAGAAATTATAATTTCTAATTATCAGGAACGATGCTTTTTGATTGATTTCAAAGAAAATTCGGGAAAGGCAAATACAATTTATAAAGCTATTAATCAAATCAACAAACAAAATCAATTTGATTTTATTGGTTATTTTGATGCTGATTTTTCAACGCCAGCAGAAGAATTAGTTTCAATGTTAAACAGTTTAAAAAAATCAGAAAAAAAGTTCATTTTTGGTTCAAGAATATTACTTTTGAATTCAGGAATAAAAAGGAAATTTTATCGACACATTATTGGAAGAATAATTTTAACGCTTATAAATTTTAAACATAGTTTAGGGATTTATGATACCCAATGTGGAGCAAAAATATTTTCAAAAGAAATTATTAAGGAAGTTTTTGAAAAACCTTTTAAAACTAAATGGTTGTTTGATGTTGAGATTTTTATTCGATTAAAAGAAAAAAATTTATTGCAATACGGAAAAGAAATTCCAGTCTATAATTGGAAAGATGTTGACGGGTCAAAACTAGGTTTTTCTTCCTCTATTTCGATTTTAAAAGAGATTGGAATAATAGCATTTACGGGTAAAACTTAA
- a CDS encoding methyltransferase domain-containing protein — translation MTESKEKIICKICGEETFKIFNATVLYKYDVSYYQCKKCGFGQTETPYWLKEAYESPMNLSDTGVMFRSERMSKITTTLITLFFKRKGIFLDYAGGLGVFTRQMRDIGFDYFWHDPYTQNVIARGFEGSLDKKYDAVTTFESFEHFEQPLEELEKILELTDTIILTTDLISKPAPEHKDWWYYGSEHGQHIAFHSKESFKFISKKYNLYYHNAKNVHILTKKKIGVFGTVFFKFKFAKHLLYLGYFLINPFIKSKSFDDMNSFYIK, via the coding sequence ATGACAGAGAGTAAAGAAAAAATAATTTGTAAAATATGTGGAGAAGAAACCTTTAAAATTTTTAATGCTACTGTTTTATATAAATATGATGTTAGTTATTACCAATGTAAAAAATGTGGTTTCGGACAAACAGAAACTCCATATTGGTTAAAAGAAGCTTACGAAAGTCCGATGAATCTATCGGATACTGGAGTTATGTTTAGAAGCGAGAGAATGTCAAAAATCACAACTACTCTAATTACACTTTTTTTTAAAAGAAAAGGCATTTTTTTGGATTATGCGGGTGGATTAGGCGTTTTTACAAGACAAATGAGAGATATAGGGTTTGATTATTTTTGGCACGATCCGTATACGCAAAATGTCATTGCACGAGGCTTTGAAGGTAGCTTGGATAAAAAGTACGATGCAGTAACAACTTTTGAAAGTTTTGAGCATTTTGAACAGCCATTAGAAGAATTAGAAAAGATATTAGAGTTAACAGATACAATAATTTTAACAACTGATTTAATTTCAAAACCAGCTCCAGAACATAAAGATTGGTGGTATTATGGATCTGAACATGGTCAACATATCGCATTTCATTCAAAAGAGTCATTTAAATTTATTTCTAAAAAATATAATTTATACTATCATAATGCAAAAAATGTGCACATTTTAACAAAAAAGAAAATAGGTGTTTTTGGAACCGTTTTTTTTAAATTTAAATTTGCAAAACATTTACTTTATTTAGGATATTTTTTAATAAACCCTTTTATTAAATCAAAATCTTTTGATGATATGAATAGTTTTTACATAAAATAA
- a CDS encoding oligosaccharide flippase family protein, which yields MSIFSKTRIKDFIIYGLGQSINILSPLIVLPYLIVICGVEEVGKIGIAMSIALILNGIIDYGSYVIGVKEISINRDNLLVLEEKFTSIYISKVFLFILIFLTLSLFIYFLPYLSKDKTLYFFSTSIILGQLLNPAWYLQGIENFKWISILNILSKLIYLALIFIFIRNKEDYIYANLFLGIGAIVSNTIGLIWLKNQNSFVFKAKDVKPSIAILKEEFSFSLSQFFLSLYQFFPIIIIGFIGGDLMAGQYRIIDQIITIFKTYFNMFFYFVFANICYVLNQNYKEGIKTWKQYNGFNLLMILIIVVIFYLLTPVILSYFKFDENEIIQLSSVFKFALIIPILTGISISLRQLMFAFNLNNIYITITILATLISFVLLASFTKLFALKGAFSSIILIELIIIILYSLFITFKHKEKS from the coding sequence ATGAGTATTTTTAGTAAAACGAGAATTAAGGATTTTATTATTTACGGTTTAGGGCAATCTATAAATATATTGAGTCCTTTAATTGTGCTACCATATTTAATAGTAATATGTGGTGTAGAAGAGGTTGGAAAAATTGGTATTGCTATGTCTATAGCACTAATTTTAAACGGAATAATTGATTATGGTTCATATGTTATAGGCGTAAAGGAGATTTCAATTAATAGAGATAATTTATTAGTGTTAGAAGAAAAATTTACTTCTATATATATATCCAAAGTTTTTTTATTTATACTCATTTTTTTAACATTATCATTATTTATTTATTTTCTTCCCTACCTTTCCAAGGATAAGACGTTATATTTTTTTAGCACCTCAATTATTTTAGGGCAATTATTAAATCCTGCTTGGTATTTACAAGGAATTGAAAATTTTAAGTGGATTTCTATTTTAAATATTTTATCAAAACTTATTTATTTAGCACTTATATTTATTTTCATCAGAAATAAAGAAGATTATATTTATGCTAATTTATTTCTTGGTATTGGCGCAATAGTATCAAATACTATAGGTTTAATTTGGCTTAAGAATCAAAATTCATTTGTATTTAAAGCTAAAGATGTAAAACCATCTATTGCTATTTTAAAAGAAGAGTTTAGTTTCAGTCTTTCACAGTTTTTTTTGTCACTTTATCAATTTTTCCCAATAATTATTATAGGCTTTATAGGAGGAGATTTGATGGCAGGTCAATACAGAATCATAGATCAGATTATAACTATTTTTAAAACATACTTTAATATGTTTTTTTATTTTGTTTTTGCTAATATATGTTATGTATTAAACCAAAATTACAAAGAAGGAATAAAGACATGGAAACAATATAATGGATTTAATTTATTAATGATTTTAATTATTGTAGTTATATTTTACTTGTTGACTCCTGTAATTTTATCATATTTTAAATTTGATGAGAATGAGATCATTCAACTTTCATCAGTCTTCAAATTTGCATTAATTATACCAATTTTAACCGGCATATCAATTTCATTAAGACAATTGATGTTTGCCTTCAATTTAAACAATATCTACATTACAATAACTATATTGGCTACGCTAATTAGTTTTGTTCTTTTAGCATCTTTTACCAAGTTATTTGCCTTGAAAGGAGCATTTTCTTCTATTATTTTAATAGAATTAATTATTATAATTTTGTATTCTTTATTTATTACATTTAAACACAAGGAAAAATCATAA
- a CDS encoding glycosyltransferase family 4 protein — MKTKKIFIDCHVFDYGFQGTRTYIQGLYLELIKNKEIEFYFAATDINNLKSVFGDSENIHYVEYKSKNKFYRLLIDIPLLIKKNNIDFAHFQYIVPPFKKCKYINSIHDVLFIDFPEHFPKLSSIKNEFLYKYSAKKSEIILTGSQYSKNRIETHFKINNVFTTVYGVESVFYDSYDKKEVQEKVKTKYGYENIIIYVSRHEPRKNHYRLLKAFIDLKLYENHHLLLIGDITFRDEKFDNLLEESSKEIKEKIILKKKVAYNEMLQFLRASVLAVYPSFAEGFGLPPLETIAAKVPTLCSNATSMSEFDFFGEDFINPADFEEIKRKISYKLSNINEKRQEELSILVEKKYNWNEAAHSFIDIINKESIKN; from the coding sequence ATGAAAACCAAAAAAATATTTATTGATTGCCATGTTTTTGACTATGGGTTTCAAGGAACCAGAACATATATTCAAGGGTTATATTTAGAATTAATAAAGAATAAAGAAATTGAATTTTATTTTGCTGCAACAGATATAAATAACTTAAAGAGTGTTTTCGGTGATTCAGAAAATATACACTATGTTGAGTATAAATCGAAAAATAAATTTTATAGATTACTCATAGACATACCTTTATTAATAAAGAAAAATAATATTGATTTTGCTCATTTTCAATATATTGTGCCTCCATTTAAGAAATGTAAGTATATAAATTCTATACATGATGTTCTATTCATTGATTTTCCTGAACATTTTCCTAAATTAAGTAGTATTAAAAATGAATTTTTATATAAGTATAGTGCCAAAAAATCTGAAATTATTTTAACAGGTTCTCAATATTCAAAAAATAGAATTGAAACACATTTTAAAATAAATAATGTTTTTACAACTGTTTATGGGGTAGAATCAGTTTTTTATGATTCTTATGATAAAAAAGAAGTACAAGAAAAAGTTAAAACAAAATATGGATATGAAAATATTATAATTTATGTATCAAGGCATGAACCTAGAAAGAATCATTATAGATTGTTAAAGGCATTTATTGATTTAAAATTATATGAAAATCATCATTTATTATTAATAGGAGACATTACATTTAGAGATGAAAAATTTGATAATTTACTTGAAGAATCTTCTAAAGAAATAAAAGAAAAAATAATATTAAAAAAGAAAGTAGCATACAATGAAATGTTACAGTTTTTAAGAGCATCCGTTTTAGCTGTTTATCCATCTTTTGCAGAAGGATTTGGATTACCACCATTAGAAACTATAGCGGCTAAGGTGCCAACTTTATGCTCAAATGCAACCTCTATGTCAGAATTTGATTTTTTTGGTGAAGATTTTATAAATCCAGCAGATTTTGAGGAGATAAAAAGAAAAATTAGTTATAAACTATCAAATATTAATGAAAAAAGACAAGAAGAATTATCTATTTTAGTTGAAAAAAAATATAATTGGAATGAGGCTGCACATAGCTTTATTGATATAATTAATAAAGAATCAATTAAAAATTAG
- the gmd gene encoding GDP-mannose 4,6-dehydratase, with amino-acid sequence MKKAIITGVTGQDGAYLVKFLLEKGYKVYGTYRRSSSMNFWRLEELGVLHHENLNLIEYDLNDQSNNIRILEKIQPDEFYNLAAQSFVGVSFEQPIYTSQTTGIGALHILEAIRIVNPKIKFYQASTSEMFGKVQEIPQKESTPFYPRSPYGFSKLFAHWATINYRESYDIFGVSGILFNHESPLRGREFVTRKITDTVAKIHLNKTDKIYLGNLDAQRDWGFAKEYVEGMYKMMQYKSAETFVLATNKTNSIREFVEMSFKNIDIDIVWKGKNEDEKGYCAKTGKVLVEVDKAFYRPAEVELLIGDASKAKELLDWEAQTDLNALCKNMVEMDIKRNSNGFSF; translated from the coding sequence ATGAAAAAGGCAATTATAACAGGAGTTACAGGTCAAGACGGAGCATATTTAGTAAAGTTTTTATTAGAAAAAGGATATAAGGTTTACGGAACTTACAGGCGTTCAAGCTCAATGAATTTTTGGCGTTTAGAAGAATTAGGAGTTTTACACCATGAAAATCTTAACCTAATTGAGTATGATTTAAATGATCAGTCTAATAATATCAGAATTTTAGAAAAAATTCAACCTGATGAATTTTATAATTTAGCTGCTCAAAGTTTTGTTGGAGTTTCTTTTGAGCAACCAATATATACATCACAAACTACAGGAATTGGAGCATTACACATATTGGAAGCTATAAGAATTGTTAATCCTAAAATTAAATTTTATCAAGCTTCAACATCGGAAATGTTTGGCAAAGTACAAGAAATTCCTCAAAAAGAATCTACACCTTTTTATCCTAGAAGTCCTTATGGGTTTTCAAAATTATTTGCTCATTGGGCAACAATAAATTACAGAGAAAGTTATGATATTTTTGGCGTTAGCGGAATATTGTTTAATCACGAATCTCCTTTAAGAGGTAGAGAGTTTGTTACAAGAAAGATTACTGATACTGTTGCAAAAATTCATTTAAATAAGACAGATAAAATTTATCTTGGGAATCTTGATGCGCAAAGAGATTGGGGTTTTGCTAAAGAATATGTTGAAGGAATGTATAAAATGATGCAATATAAGTCTGCTGAAACTTTTGTTTTAGCAACTAATAAAACAAATTCAATTAGAGAATTTGTTGAAATGTCATTTAAAAATATTGATATTGATATTGTTTGGAAAGGTAAAAATGAAGATGAGAAAGGTTATTGTGCTAAAACAGGAAAAGTTTTAGTAGAAGTCGATAAGGCTTTTTATAGACCTGCTGAAGTTGAGTTATTAATTGGTGATGCTTCTAAGGCAAAAGAGTTGTTAGATTGGGAAGCTCAAACGGATTTAAATGCATTGTGTAAAAATATGGTCGAAATGGACATTAAAAGAAACTCAAATGGATTTTCATTCTAA
- a CDS encoding GDP-mannose 4,6-dehydratase, with product MDFHSNNKVLITGINGFTGKYLKKYLEELNYEVYGLSNTIDEKKDKIFSCDINNQDELNLIIKNLQPNYIFHLAAISNVQHSDLVEMYKVNVIGTQNVLNASLKVKKYLKKIILASSATVYGNQTEKVLHENLVPNPINHYGISKLAMEQIAKTYFDELPILITRPFNYTAPGHSEHFVVPKIAKAFINNEKTIELGNIEVYREYNSIDYVLRVYFELMNSKSTGEIVNIASGKTHSLKEIISIFSKLSGHLIDIKINPQFVRKNEIITLAGDIVKLKKIIKIPKDNNIENVVNQFLNTNY from the coding sequence ATGGATTTTCATTCTAACAATAAAGTTTTAATAACAGGAATTAATGGTTTTACAGGTAAGTATTTAAAGAAATATTTAGAAGAACTAAACTATGAGGTTTATGGATTATCAAACACAATAGATGAAAAAAAAGACAAGATATTTTCTTGTGATATAAACAATCAGGATGAATTAAATTTAATAATTAAAAATCTTCAACCAAATTATATTTTTCATTTAGCGGCTATTTCAAATGTACAGCATAGTGATTTAGTTGAAATGTATAAAGTTAATGTGATAGGCACTCAAAATGTTTTAAATGCATCTTTGAAAGTTAAAAAATATTTAAAGAAAATTATTTTAGCAAGTAGCGCTACAGTTTATGGAAATCAAACGGAAAAAGTACTACATGAAAATTTAGTTCCTAATCCAATAAATCATTATGGAATAAGCAAACTTGCCATGGAACAAATTGCTAAAACCTATTTTGATGAATTACCAATATTAATCACAAGACCTTTTAATTATACTGCTCCTGGACATAGTGAGCATTTTGTAGTGCCAAAAATAGCTAAAGCTTTTATAAATAACGAGAAAACAATAGAGTTAGGAAATATAGAAGTATATAGAGAATATAATAGTATTGATTATGTTTTGAGAGTTTATTTTGAGTTAATGAATTCAAAAAGTACAGGTGAAATAGTCAATATTGCTTCAGGTAAAACACATTCTTTAAAAGAAATTATTTCAATATTTTCAAAACTATCGGGACACTTGATAGATATTAAGATAAACCCTCAATTTGTTAGAAAAAATGAAATTATAACCTTAGCTGGAGATATTGTTAAGCTAAAGAAAATAATTAAAATCCCTAAAGATAATAACATAGAGAATGTTGTTAATCAATTTTTAAATACCAATTATTGA